One stretch of Priestia megaterium DNA includes these proteins:
- a CDS encoding DUF2690 domain-containing protein produces MKKVFNIGVLFFLVFGLFLGVGPTGKASALSYDGSNPYTTGCASKSPITYETKYIYKSGVKIGYVQLKGSAYCHTAWGYVKFYNNSPYNGYANVGTYRYEGSSSSSNARTFCSSSGGNGMVNKGETSCYTSQLWDKDPYNSLAVVFVYSSDGKVIAQAQTGRH; encoded by the coding sequence ATGAAGAAAGTATTCAATATCGGAGTTCTCTTTTTCCTGGTTTTTGGTTTATTTCTTGGCGTTGGACCTACGGGTAAGGCATCTGCATTATCGTATGATGGTTCAAATCCTTACACAACAGGGTGTGCAAGCAAGAGCCCCATCACTTATGAAACGAAGTATATTTATAAAAGCGGGGTAAAAATTGGTTATGTTCAGTTAAAAGGAAGCGCTTATTGCCATACAGCATGGGGATATGTAAAATTTTATAATAACTCCCCTTACAACGGGTATGCAAACGTCGGAACGTACAGATATGAAGGGTCTTCGAGTTCTTCTAATGCTAGAACATTCTGTAGCAGTTCCGGTGGAAACGGCATGGTAAACAAAGGAGAGACGTCATGTTATACAAGTCAATTATGGGATAAAGACCCGTACAATTCCTTAGCCGTTGTATTTGTTTATAGTTCAGATGGAAAGGTTATTGCCCAAGCGCAGACCGGCAGGCATTAA
- a CDS encoding STAS domain-containing protein, translating into MRDELLYIGKKIIDNKQELAIQFSDLMDSEYKRKLVYHEDSEVLKWRAELIEYLGESLFEEHSVVLKKIIQWGTDIGKVAVENGLSLSQTLKSLALFRTVIWGVFTEELQQKQFAPITMLDVSKKIDPMLDQLNHIFVEIYEEHNTETIKRAYAALEELSVPIVPLSEGIAVMPIVGQIDTHRSQLIMETALEKSAQLQLSYLIFDISGVLIVDTMVADNIFQIVKALQLIGTKTMITGIRPEIAQTVVDLGVDFGTIKTRATLEKGLEEIGFSKLPENPQRKRAKWRY; encoded by the coding sequence ATGAGGGATGAGTTGTTATATATAGGGAAGAAAATTATCGATAATAAACAGGAATTAGCGATACAATTTTCTGATCTGATGGACTCTGAATATAAGCGGAAGCTTGTTTACCACGAAGACAGCGAAGTTTTAAAATGGAGAGCAGAACTCATTGAGTATTTAGGCGAGTCGTTATTCGAAGAGCACTCGGTCGTTTTAAAGAAAATCATTCAGTGGGGTACAGATATAGGAAAAGTGGCTGTGGAAAACGGACTTTCTTTGAGTCAAACGTTAAAATCACTCGCGCTGTTTCGAACAGTGATATGGGGTGTTTTTACAGAAGAGCTGCAGCAGAAGCAGTTTGCTCCTATTACGATGCTTGATGTAAGTAAAAAAATTGATCCGATGCTTGATCAGCTTAATCATATATTTGTCGAAATCTATGAAGAACATAATACGGAAACCATAAAACGCGCTTATGCAGCGCTAGAAGAATTATCAGTTCCCATCGTTCCTCTTTCTGAAGGAATCGCTGTGATGCCAATCGTTGGACAAATTGATACGCATCGTTCGCAGCTTATTATGGAAACGGCTTTAGAAAAAAGCGCTCAGCTGCAGTTGAGTTATTTAATATTTGATATTTCAGGTGTTCTTATCGTCGATACGATGGTAGCAGACAATATTTTTCAAATTGTAAAAGCCTTACAGCTTATCGGCACTAAAACGATGATTACCGGAATACGTCCGGAAATCGCGCAAACCGTTGTGGATTTAGGCGTCGATTTTGGAACAATCAAAACAAGAGCGACGTTAGAAAAAGGTCTTGAAGAAATAGGCTTTAGTAAACTGCCAGAAAATCCACAAAGAAAAAGAGCCAAATGGCGTTATTAA
- a CDS encoding MerR family transcriptional regulator, whose product MEYHIKEAAAKVGLPTHTLRYYEQQGLLPFIKRDENGNRIFSESDIEWLEFIICLRKTDIALLELRKIVELTQEGDDTIGLRKQIFKKHREKMMEKQRELDAAFRKVETKIDYYDKLEQKYQEELSSKA is encoded by the coding sequence ATGGAATATCATATTAAAGAGGCCGCTGCAAAGGTAGGGCTGCCTACGCATACGCTTCGATACTACGAACAGCAAGGGCTTTTACCTTTTATAAAAAGAGACGAGAACGGAAATCGTATTTTTAGCGAGTCCGATATCGAGTGGCTAGAATTTATTATTTGCTTACGAAAAACGGATATCGCTCTTTTAGAATTACGTAAAATTGTTGAATTAACACAAGAAGGCGATGATACAATCGGTTTGCGCAAGCAGATATTTAAAAAGCATAGAGAGAAAATGATGGAAAAACAAAGAGAGCTGGACGCAGCTTTTAGAAAAGTTGAAACGAAAATTGACTACTATGATAAATTAGAACAAAAGTATCAGGAAGAGCTTTCATCTAAAGCCTAA
- a CDS encoding VOC family protein, translating to MILGIHPYLVLNGNGQEAVEFYENALDAQVISVQTFGEMPKNSESSIPAEAKDRILNAHLKVGNTDLMFSDTFPGQPYQIGSQVTLAITVSHVEKSKEIFAKLQEGGEVMMPLQKTFWSPLYGQVTDKFGVTWQVSTQADSDS from the coding sequence ATGATTTTAGGAATCCACCCTTATTTAGTTTTGAATGGGAATGGTCAAGAAGCAGTTGAATTTTATGAGAATGCATTAGATGCACAAGTGATTAGTGTTCAAACTTTCGGGGAAATGCCCAAAAACTCAGAGTCCTCCATTCCAGCTGAAGCCAAAGACCGCATATTAAATGCACATTTAAAAGTGGGCAATACTGACCTGATGTTTTCTGATACGTTTCCAGGTCAGCCTTATCAGATTGGATCACAAGTCACTTTAGCCATCACGGTAAGTCATGTGGAAAAATCGAAAGAAATATTCGCAAAGCTTCAAGAAGGTGGCGAAGTAATGATGCCGCTTCAAAAAACTTTTTGGAGTCCGTTATATGGACAAGTAACAGACAAATTCGGAGTAACCTGGCAAGTTTCAACGCAAGCGGATAGTGATAGCTGA
- a CDS encoding AGE family epimerase/isomerase: MDTATDFSSTTFREPHTLKQHIFDTLHFYYPACIDQKNGGYIHEYYDDGTVNNTHSKHLVSTARFIYIFSVGALLDGPDWCKEAAQHGIRFLQNNHYDRDHGGYFFEVTDDGEVKDDSKQAYGHAFALLAYSIAYQAGIQEAKETIEQIYDVMEKHFWEDAHGFYRDEWDASWSASSLYRGQNANMHMCEAMLSAFDATRDKKYLERAYTLAKGVTQQLAERSGGMIWEHYGTDWQPDWDYNKNNTKDEFRPYGFIPGHQFEWSKLLLWLDRHRSENWMTERAKDLFDKGWNRGWDAKYGGLYFALPPQEEVIDRDKNYWVMAEAISAASLLGVKTGDSGYCKAYDALFSYCQKHFIDHTYGGWYQLLNQQNERYSSKKSPAPKADYHPVAACYQTLIALNSR; the protein is encoded by the coding sequence ATGGACACAGCAACGGATTTTTCCTCAACTACGTTTCGAGAACCTCACACATTAAAACAGCATATTTTTGATACTCTTCATTTTTACTACCCCGCTTGTATCGACCAAAAAAACGGCGGGTATATCCATGAATACTACGACGACGGCACCGTTAACAACACGCATTCAAAGCACTTGGTAAGTACGGCGCGCTTTATTTATATCTTTAGCGTAGGCGCTCTTTTAGACGGTCCGGATTGGTGCAAAGAAGCGGCTCAGCACGGCATTCGTTTTTTACAAAACAACCATTATGATAGAGATCACGGCGGGTATTTTTTTGAAGTAACCGATGACGGAGAAGTAAAAGACGATTCCAAACAAGCATACGGCCACGCTTTTGCCCTTTTAGCTTATTCCATCGCGTATCAAGCCGGCATTCAAGAAGCAAAAGAAACCATTGAACAGATATATGACGTGATGGAAAAGCACTTTTGGGAAGATGCGCACGGCTTTTACCGAGACGAATGGGACGCATCGTGGTCAGCTTCTTCTTTATATCGCGGACAGAATGCAAATATGCATATGTGTGAAGCGATGCTTTCTGCGTTTGACGCAACAAGAGATAAAAAATACTTAGAACGAGCGTACACGCTTGCAAAAGGCGTTACTCAGCAGCTTGCTGAACGATCTGGCGGCATGATTTGGGAGCATTATGGTACAGACTGGCAGCCAGATTGGGACTACAATAAAAACAATACAAAAGATGAATTTCGCCCGTACGGCTTTATACCAGGACATCAGTTTGAATGGAGCAAGCTGCTTTTATGGCTTGATCGGCACCGTTCGGAAAACTGGATGACAGAACGTGCAAAAGATTTGTTTGATAAGGGCTGGAACCGAGGCTGGGATGCTAAGTACGGAGGTCTTTACTTTGCGCTGCCTCCCCAAGAAGAGGTCATTGATCGGGATAAAAACTACTGGGTGATGGCCGAAGCCATTTCTGCGGCTTCACTGCTCGGGGTAAAAACCGGAGACAGCGGATATTGTAAAGCATACGACGCCCTGTTCTCCTACTGTCAGAAACACTTTATCGATCACACATATGGAGGGTGGTATCAGCTGTTAAATCAGCAAAACGAACGCTACAGCTCGAAAAAAAGCCCGGCTCCTAAAGCCGATTATCACCCTGTGGCAGCTTGCTATCAAACGCTGATAGCACTGAATTCTCGTTGA
- a CDS encoding aspartyl-phosphate phosphatase Spo0E family protein encodes MKWYKGVVMQVLMTEIETAREHMVMLGLTEGLTSRNTVRISQTLDYLLNELSKVMAAD; translated from the coding sequence GTGAAGTGGTATAAAGGAGTTGTCATGCAAGTCTTAATGACAGAAATCGAAACAGCAAGAGAGCATATGGTTATGTTAGGACTTACAGAAGGTCTTACAAGTCGTAATACAGTTCGAATCAGTCAAACCCTTGATTATTTATTAAATGAACTAAGTAAAGTGATGGCCGCAGATTAA
- a CDS encoding ParM/StbA family protein: protein MDIKRQNVDFGNSIFQTLVDGYYYEIPTNVVEITKDQAEGHFPSSVNEPELLLQNLLISTTIEGVEKYYLVGDAAEKHVLGNIHINKLHNKTESDIPYVMFLASVAYYNILKGKDKEDNSVTINYFSTMLPIWLLKKTNKFSEMQQKMAERFQGEHTVTVLTPGLEKTVTVNIETSKCRIESEVARWAIKKDFELQDREEANAFKHFETLIVDLGGGTVDLALLPAGLQAPKSRNSLKCLTDISYLKHIEKLRNEKLLEYFDDVRSLEEFIIANIHKAKMEQRDGNSGKKVDLTEPIHASLREYTQILLTKVENLFPSPKDKVYKYIYIGGLAPILQQFIGEQIDNMYGEEIREENHLFLPETRKLNLYGLEILSRHETNAVHV, encoded by the coding sequence ATGGATATCAAACGTCAAAACGTTGATTTTGGTAACTCAATTTTTCAAACGCTAGTGGATGGTTATTACTATGAAATTCCTACAAACGTAGTAGAAATCACAAAAGATCAGGCAGAGGGTCATTTTCCTTCAAGTGTAAATGAACCGGAATTACTTCTTCAAAATTTACTGATTTCTACAACAATCGAAGGAGTAGAAAAGTATTATTTAGTAGGAGACGCAGCAGAGAAACATGTGCTAGGCAATATCCATATTAATAAGTTACATAATAAAACTGAATCTGATATTCCTTATGTGATGTTTTTAGCTTCAGTTGCTTATTACAACATACTTAAAGGAAAAGACAAAGAGGATAATAGTGTGACGATTAATTATTTCTCGACTATGCTTCCGATTTGGCTGCTTAAGAAAACAAATAAATTCAGTGAAATGCAGCAGAAGATGGCCGAACGTTTTCAAGGAGAGCATACGGTTACGGTATTGACTCCTGGGTTAGAAAAAACGGTCACTGTGAACATTGAAACGAGCAAATGCCGTATTGAAAGCGAAGTCGCTCGCTGGGCGATTAAAAAAGATTTTGAATTACAAGATAGAGAAGAAGCAAATGCATTCAAACATTTTGAAACACTAATTGTAGATTTGGGCGGAGGCACGGTTGACCTTGCGTTGCTTCCTGCAGGGCTTCAAGCTCCTAAAAGCAGAAATTCGTTGAAGTGTCTTACGGATATTTCATATTTGAAGCATATTGAAAAGCTAAGAAATGAAAAACTGCTTGAGTATTTTGACGATGTTCGTTCATTAGAAGAATTTATTATTGCCAATATCCATAAAGCAAAAATGGAGCAAAGAGACGGCAATAGCGGGAAAAAAGTAGATCTCACGGAGCCTATTCACGCTTCGCTTAGAGAATACACGCAAATTTTATTAACGAAAGTTGAAAATCTATTTCCGTCGCCAAAAGATAAAGTCTATAAATATATTTATATTGGAGGACTGGCTCCTATCCTTCAACAGTTTATTGGAGAGCAGATTGATAACATGTACGGGGAAGAAATCAGAGAAGAAAATCATCTTTTCTTGCCAGAGACACGCAAATTAAATTTATACGGTCTTGAAATTTTAAGTAGACATGAAACAAACGCAGTTCACGTTTAA
- a CDS encoding SH3 domain-containing protein has product MTEVNRQTFYKKLVVTGLAFTLVGGGTLGLHSSKLMGEPTVASAAAETYTTTANLNIRSGPSTSNAIIATVKQGTQLTVVGQAANGWLKVSYQGKTGYVSSDYVKKSVTSTTKTYVTTANLNIRSGPSTSSSIVVTVKQGTQLTATEQPSNGWLKVSYQGKTGYVSTQYLKESTGSSETAPASSVYVATSNVNVRTTPSTAGAVMATIKAGTQLDVTAKAANGWLKITYQGKVGYVSGQYVRALAGMKVVSNPESIQVVVNKQNKLPENYVPKDLVYTTIPFTFKEQTEKKKMRSEAAAAIAQLFAGAKKQGVTLLGVSAYRSHATQSALFSSYVQRDGYDKAATYSALPGTSEHETGLGIDVTKGDGTCAAQDCFGGTKEATWLDAHAAEYGFIIRYPKGKEAVTGYKYEPWHLRYVGKPVAQAIKSKGITLEEYYGIK; this is encoded by the coding sequence ATGACAGAAGTGAACAGACAAACATTTTACAAAAAGTTAGTGGTAACAGGCCTTGCTTTTACACTTGTAGGGGGAGGAACTCTAGGTCTTCATTCTTCGAAATTAATGGGTGAGCCAACTGTAGCAAGCGCAGCGGCGGAAACGTATACAACAACGGCGAATTTAAATATTCGAAGCGGTCCATCGACGTCTAACGCAATTATTGCGACAGTCAAACAAGGCACGCAGCTAACGGTAGTTGGACAAGCAGCAAACGGCTGGCTAAAAGTAAGCTACCAAGGGAAAACGGGCTACGTAAGCAGTGATTATGTTAAAAAGTCAGTGACTTCAACGACAAAAACGTATGTAACAACGGCAAATTTAAATATCCGAAGCGGTCCATCGACGTCAAGCTCGATTGTTGTAACGGTCAAACAAGGCACGCAGCTCACGGCAACGGAACAACCATCAAACGGCTGGCTAAAAGTGAGCTATCAAGGGAAAACGGGCTATGTAAGCACACAGTACCTAAAAGAATCAACGGGTTCTTCTGAAACGGCTCCGGCGTCTTCTGTTTATGTGGCGACATCGAATGTAAATGTTCGAACAACTCCTTCAACTGCTGGTGCCGTCATGGCAACAATTAAAGCCGGTACACAGTTAGACGTAACGGCTAAAGCAGCAAACGGCTGGCTGAAAATTACTTATCAAGGTAAGGTTGGCTATGTAAGCGGTCAATACGTACGAGCATTAGCTGGCATGAAAGTGGTTTCGAACCCTGAAAGCATACAAGTTGTCGTAAATAAACAAAATAAGCTTCCGGAAAACTACGTTCCGAAAGATTTAGTATATACAACAATTCCGTTTACATTCAAAGAACAAACGGAGAAGAAAAAAATGCGCAGTGAAGCAGCAGCAGCTATTGCACAGTTATTTGCAGGTGCTAAAAAACAAGGGGTTACGCTTCTTGGGGTATCGGCTTACCGTTCACACGCAACGCAAAGCGCGCTTTTTAGTTCGTATGTCCAAAGAGACGGTTATGACAAAGCGGCCACTTACAGCGCGTTGCCAGGCACGAGTGAACATGAAACGGGTCTTGGAATTGACGTAACAAAAGGAGACGGTACATGTGCCGCTCAAGACTGCTTTGGCGGAACAAAAGAAGCAACTTGGCTCGATGCTCACGCAGCAGAATATGGATTTATTATTCGTTATCCAAAAGGAAAAGAAGCGGTAACCGGCTATAAATATGAGCCATGGCACTTGCGATATGTAGGCAAACCAGTGGCGCAGGCGATTAAGAGTAAAGGTATTACGCTTGAAGAATATTACGGCATCAAGTAA
- a CDS encoding NAD(P)-dependent alcohol dehydrogenase, with product MCNNHQHTTTSRVLSAPHAKAKFENTTIERRELRADDVLIDIKFSGICHSDIHSAFDEWGGGMFPMVPGHEIAGVVEAVGENVTKYKVGDRVGVGCFVDSCGECEYCVNGDEQYCTKGVVQTYNSLDYDGNPTYGGYSQKIVVKEGFVVRIPDNLSMDAASPLLCAGITTFSPLKHWNAGPGKKVAIVGMGGLGHVAIQFAHAMGAEVTVLSRSNNKKEEALSFGADHYFATSDETTFTELAGRFDLILNTVSANLNVDQYLSLLRVDGTLVNVGAPANPDQYSVFSLIMGRRSIAGSLVGGIRETQEMLDFAAEHGVAPMIEVIDANQVDEAYERVLSSDVRYRFVIDISTL from the coding sequence ATGTGTAATAATCATCAACATACAACAACATCACGTGTTTTAAGTGCGCCGCATGCAAAGGCAAAATTTGAGAATACGACGATTGAACGCAGAGAACTGCGAGCAGATGACGTTTTAATTGATATTAAGTTTAGCGGCATCTGTCACTCTGATATTCATAGTGCATTTGATGAGTGGGGCGGCGGAATGTTCCCGATGGTTCCTGGTCACGAAATCGCCGGAGTAGTTGAAGCTGTTGGAGAAAACGTAACAAAATACAAGGTTGGCGATCGCGTGGGCGTTGGATGTTTCGTTGACTCTTGCGGAGAGTGCGAGTACTGTGTGAACGGTGACGAGCAATACTGTACAAAAGGCGTTGTTCAAACGTATAATTCGTTGGATTACGACGGAAATCCTACATACGGCGGCTACAGCCAAAAAATCGTCGTAAAAGAAGGATTCGTTGTTCGTATTCCTGATAATTTAAGTATGGATGCAGCAAGTCCTCTTCTATGTGCAGGGATTACAACATTTTCTCCGTTAAAGCACTGGAATGCTGGTCCTGGCAAAAAAGTTGCGATTGTAGGAATGGGCGGTCTTGGACATGTTGCGATTCAATTTGCACATGCAATGGGTGCTGAAGTTACGGTATTGAGCCGTTCTAACAATAAAAAAGAAGAAGCTCTAAGCTTTGGTGCAGATCATTATTTTGCAACAAGTGATGAGACGACATTTACTGAATTAGCGGGTCGCTTTGACCTTATCTTAAACACGGTATCGGCTAACCTGAACGTGGATCAATACTTATCATTACTTCGCGTAGATGGAACGCTTGTTAACGTTGGCGCACCTGCTAACCCAGATCAATACAGCGTATTCTCACTTATCATGGGACGTCGCAGCATTGCTGGTTCACTTGTAGGCGGCATTCGTGAAACACAAGAAATGCTTGATTTTGCGGCTGAACACGGCGTTGCTCCTATGATTGAAGTTATCGATGCTAATCAAGTAGACGAAGCGTACGAGCGCGTTCTTAGCAGCGATGTTCGCTATCGATTTGTTATTGACATTTCTACACTGTAA
- a CDS encoding cold shock domain-containing protein → MSKHKGTVTSFNESKRSGFITPEDGSKEVFVHSNAIDCEEYKNLSEGQKVEFEIQEGAKGPSAIKVYLVN, encoded by the coding sequence ATGAGTAAACATAAAGGAACCGTTACATCGTTCAACGAATCAAAGAGATCTGGATTTATCACACCCGAGGACGGATCAAAAGAAGTGTTCGTTCACTCCAATGCGATCGACTGTGAGGAATATAAAAACCTGTCAGAAGGACAAAAAGTAGAGTTTGAAATCCAAGAAGGTGCTAAAGGACCGAGCGCTATAAAAGTATACCTTGTAAATTGA
- a CDS encoding HPr family phosphocarrier protein produces the protein MVIKRITVQLPGGLQARHTALFVHRAFSFKSDILLAKDGKSANAKSIMKVMELAVNEGDEITLMTGGIDEHAAARTLEEFLLTKT, from the coding sequence ATGGTGATTAAAAGGATTACGGTGCAACTCCCCGGCGGACTTCAGGCTAGACATACAGCTTTATTTGTACATAGAGCTTTCTCTTTTAAAAGTGACATTCTTCTTGCGAAAGACGGAAAATCTGCGAATGCCAAAAGCATAATGAAGGTTATGGAGCTAGCTGTTAACGAAGGAGATGAAATTACCTTAATGACAGGTGGAATCGATGAACACGCCGCCGCTCGCACTCTTGAAGAATTTCTTTTAACTAAAACATAG
- a CDS encoding cupin domain-containing protein has protein sequence MHYTPYYHQWQTPVYYSWQPYSYYVPNHYHTNEQFQQRNGKLKDYGPRPFVININEASKQNNTYRTALWTGTHLQVTLMSLKPGEDIGLEIHPNVDQFLRIEQGQGVVQMGKSKNNLTFKRKVYDDDAIFIPAGTWHDVTNTGTTPLKLYSIYAPPNHPFGTVHVTKANALAEEH, from the coding sequence ATGCACTATACACCTTATTATCATCAGTGGCAGACCCCAGTGTACTATAGCTGGCAGCCATATAGTTATTATGTGCCGAATCACTATCACACCAACGAACAGTTTCAGCAAAGAAACGGTAAATTAAAGGACTATGGACCAAGGCCATTTGTTATTAACATTAATGAAGCGTCAAAGCAAAACAATACGTACCGCACTGCTTTATGGACGGGAACACATTTACAAGTGACGTTAATGAGTCTCAAGCCCGGTGAAGATATCGGCTTAGAAATCCACCCTAACGTTGATCAATTCCTGCGCATTGAACAAGGGCAAGGCGTTGTTCAAATGGGCAAAAGTAAAAACAACCTAACCTTTAAACGAAAAGTCTACGATGATGATGCGATATTTATCCCTGCCGGAACGTGGCATGATGTAACCAATACCGGTACCACCCCGCTAAAACTTTACTCTATCTATGCTCCTCCAAACCATCCATTTGGAACGGTTCATGTGACAAAAGCAAACGCCCTGGCTGAAGAACATTAA